One region of Vespula vulgaris chromosome 9, iyVesVulg1.1, whole genome shotgun sequence genomic DNA includes:
- the LOC127066107 gene encoding orphan steroid hormone receptor 2 isoform X6 — MDREHRDQRDHDNPNENEGERKSGMDFRSISHHHGAADQTTDADSERDMEIDRNDRLHDDKTDQMLERNFHNLERHPAMRDMERDQNNHVDNLHDDKIDHKMSRDYRNMGHHPAMLHLHSGIEHLSNVDVEVKLARDVRGSLGLGLSLELCVVCGDRASGRHYGAISCEGCKGFFKRSIRKQLGYQCRGSKSCEVTKHHRNRCQYCRLQKCLAMGMRSDSWGVVAVQHERKPVLGETAGTKVGSRSPRVKPEPQQPVPEAPQTWEQPESPSMEDQSSDSDLSDALTLARERLLISHALDSMAKLIGDSVNGSSEPDEEWTGQLISERHTLFELRAPSPAPAYLSIHYICESAARLLFLSVHWARGIPAFQALPSEIQTTLVRSCWGQLFTLGLAQCAYTLSLPSILTSIINHLQASIAQEKITASKVKSVTEHICRLQDCVSSLHKLQVDSVEYAYLKALTLFSADNVLAGIWRKKVEVLQEAAWTELQQRVGSDRLPRLLLKLAPLRSINPRVLEDLFFAGLIGRVSVASVVPYILTMQDCKPEPESHMG, encoded by the exons ATGGATAGAGAGCATAGAGATCAACGTGATCACGATAATCCGAATGAGAACGAGGGAGAGCGGAAAAGTGGAATGGATTTTCGTAGTATTTCGCATCATCATGGAGCAGCGGATCAAACAACGGATGCCGACTCGGAG AGAGATAtggaaatcgatcgaaatgatcGGCTGCACGACGATAAAACGGATCAAATGttggaaagaaattttcacaatTTAGAGCGTCATCCAGCTATG AGAGATATGGAGAGAGATCAGAACAATCACGTTGATAACTTACACGATGATAAAATTGATCATAAAATGAGTAGAGATTACCGCAATATGGGACATCATCCAGCCATGCTTCACTTACACTCCGGCATTGAACACTTAAGTAATGTCGACGTAGAG GTTAAATTGGCAAGAGACGTAAGAGGTTCTTTAGGTTTAGGATTATCCCTAGAATTATGCGTGGTATGTGGAGACCGAGCAAGTGGTAGGCATTACGGAGCTATAAGTTGCGAAGGCTGCAAAGGTTTCTTTAAACGCAGTATTCGTAAGCAATTAGGTTACCAATGTAGAGGAAGTAAAAGTTGCGAAGTTACCAAACATCATAGAAACCGTTGCCAATATTGTAGGCTTCAAAAGTGTCTGGCAATGGGTATGAGAAGTGACT CTTGGGGTGTTGTAGCCGTTCAACACGAACGAAAACCAGTATTAGGAGAAACTGCTGGAACAAAAGTTGGTAGTCGTAGTCCCAGAGTCAAACCGGAACCACAGCAGCCTGTTCCTGAAGCTCCTCAAACTTGGGAACAGCCTGAAAGTCCTAGTATGGAAGACCAAAGCAGCGACAGCGATTTAAGCGATGCTTTGACGTTAGCTAGGGAACGTTTGTTAATATCTCATGCATTGGACAGTATGGCCAAGCTTATTGGTGAT AGTGTGAATGGTTCGAGTGAACCTGACGAAGAGTGGACGGGCCAATTGATCTCAGAAAGACATACATTGTTCGAACTGAGAGCACCTAGCCCTGCACCCGCATACTTATCTATACATTACATATGTGAAAGTGCAGCAAGGTTACTGTTTTTGTCTGTACACTGGGCACGAGGGATTCCTGCCTTTCAAGCCCTACC ATCGGAGATACAAACTACGTTGGTGCGTAGTTGCTGGGGACAATTGTTTACATTAGGTCTTGCACAGTGCGCGTATACTTTGTCCCTTCCTAGTATCCTGACATCTATAATAAATCATCTTCAAGCTAGTATCGCACAGGAAAAAATTACCGCTAGCAAAGTGAAGTCTGTTACAGAACATATATGCAGATTGCAAGACTGTGTAAGTTCTCTTCACAAATTGCAAGTAGATTCCGTCGAGTACGCCTATCTTAAAGCCTTAACGCTCTTTAGCGCAG ACAATGTACTGGCTGGCATTTGGCGTAAAAAAGTTGAAGTTCTACAAGAAGCAGCGTGGACGGAATTACAACAACGAGTAGGATCTGACAGATTACCTCgtcttttattaaaacttgCACCTCTTCGGTCGATTAACCCTAGAGTGTTAGAAGATCTCTTTTTTGCAGGTCTTATTGGTAGGGTAAGCGTAGCTAGTGTAGTGCCTTATATTCTGACTATGCAAGATTGTAAACCAGAACCTGAAAGTCACATGGGGTGA
- the LOC127066107 gene encoding orphan steroid hormone receptor 2 isoform X8 — protein MERDQNNHVDNLHDDKIDHKMSRDYRNMGHHPAMLHLHSGIEHLSNVDVEVKLARDVRGSLGLGLSLELCVVCGDRASGRHYGAISCEGCKGFFKRSIRKQLGYQCRGSKSCEVTKHHRNRCQYCRLQKCLAMGMRSDSWGVVAVQHERKPVLGETAGTKVGSRSPRVKPEPQQPVPEAPQTWEQPESPSMEDQSSDSDLSDALTLARERLLISHALDSMAKLIGDSVNGSSEPDEEWTGQLISERHTLFELRAPSPAPAYLSIHYICESAARLLFLSVHWARGIPAFQALPSEIQTTLVRSCWGQLFTLGLAQCAYTLSLPSILTSIINHLQASIAQEKITASKVKSVTEHICRLQDCVSSLHKLQVDSVEYAYLKALTLFSADNVLAGIWRKKVEVLQEAAWTELQQRVGSDRLPRLLLKLAPLRSINPRVLEDLFFAGLIGRVSVASVVPYILTMQDCKPEPESHMG, from the exons ATGGAGAGAGATCAGAACAATCACGTTGATAACTTACACGATGATAAAATTGATCATAAAATGAGTAGAGATTACCGCAATATGGGACATCATCCAGCCATGCTTCACTTACACTCCGGCATTGAACACTTAAGTAATGTCGACGTAGAG GTTAAATTGGCAAGAGACGTAAGAGGTTCTTTAGGTTTAGGATTATCCCTAGAATTATGCGTGGTATGTGGAGACCGAGCAAGTGGTAGGCATTACGGAGCTATAAGTTGCGAAGGCTGCAAAGGTTTCTTTAAACGCAGTATTCGTAAGCAATTAGGTTACCAATGTAGAGGAAGTAAAAGTTGCGAAGTTACCAAACATCATAGAAACCGTTGCCAATATTGTAGGCTTCAAAAGTGTCTGGCAATGGGTATGAGAAGTGACT CTTGGGGTGTTGTAGCCGTTCAACACGAACGAAAACCAGTATTAGGAGAAACTGCTGGAACAAAAGTTGGTAGTCGTAGTCCCAGAGTCAAACCGGAACCACAGCAGCCTGTTCCTGAAGCTCCTCAAACTTGGGAACAGCCTGAAAGTCCTAGTATGGAAGACCAAAGCAGCGACAGCGATTTAAGCGATGCTTTGACGTTAGCTAGGGAACGTTTGTTAATATCTCATGCATTGGACAGTATGGCCAAGCTTATTGGTGAT AGTGTGAATGGTTCGAGTGAACCTGACGAAGAGTGGACGGGCCAATTGATCTCAGAAAGACATACATTGTTCGAACTGAGAGCACCTAGCCCTGCACCCGCATACTTATCTATACATTACATATGTGAAAGTGCAGCAAGGTTACTGTTTTTGTCTGTACACTGGGCACGAGGGATTCCTGCCTTTCAAGCCCTACC ATCGGAGATACAAACTACGTTGGTGCGTAGTTGCTGGGGACAATTGTTTACATTAGGTCTTGCACAGTGCGCGTATACTTTGTCCCTTCCTAGTATCCTGACATCTATAATAAATCATCTTCAAGCTAGTATCGCACAGGAAAAAATTACCGCTAGCAAAGTGAAGTCTGTTACAGAACATATATGCAGATTGCAAGACTGTGTAAGTTCTCTTCACAAATTGCAAGTAGATTCCGTCGAGTACGCCTATCTTAAAGCCTTAACGCTCTTTAGCGCAG ACAATGTACTGGCTGGCATTTGGCGTAAAAAAGTTGAAGTTCTACAAGAAGCAGCGTGGACGGAATTACAACAACGAGTAGGATCTGACAGATTACCTCgtcttttattaaaacttgCACCTCTTCGGTCGATTAACCCTAGAGTGTTAGAAGATCTCTTTTTTGCAGGTCTTATTGGTAGGGTAAGCGTAGCTAGTGTAGTGCCTTATATTCTGACTATGCAAGATTGTAAACCAGAACCTGAAAGTCACATGGGGTGA